The Planctellipticum variicoloris DNA window CAGAATCCCCGAACCGGCGGCGTTTCGCCAGCCCGGCGGACCTTGCCGATCCTGAAATCCGGACGCTGGAATCGTCGTCATCCCGATGACATCGCCGCTCATTGCGACCGCACCGTCCGGCAGTTGTCGCCGGCTGCCACTGAGACCCTGCGGTCGGCGCAAGGTCTTGCCGTCACTGCGATTGCAATTCGGCTCACATCGAGCCTCCTTCTGTGGCACGCGATGTGTAATGACTTGGAATTGTCGCGTGGTTTCCGGGCGGGACAGCGGTCGTCCGTTGTCCTGCCTCCGCGGGTTCTTTCGCACGACGTTCCGGAGGAAATGATGTCTCCCATCCGTCAATCGCTGGTCATCCTCGCCGCCACTCTGCTCAGCGGACCGTCGCTCGCCTGGGCGGCCTCGCCCCCGTCGACGACGATCCTGGTCCGCAACGCCCGGCAGTTGCATGCCATCGTCGATCGCGATTTCCGCGCTTCCCCGCTCTATCCGCAACTCTGTCAGGCGACCGAGCGGATCGAGCAGCGGGCGGAGTCGATTCGGAATCATCTCGGCCATCCCGCTTCACAGACCCAGATCCGGCAGAACCTGATGGAACTGGATGCCGCCGTCGCCAATCTCGACCAGCTCGTCGCCCAGCTCCCCGCGCGAACGGTCCTGCAGGCCCACCAGGCCAGCTATCAGAAAAGCGCCGCCGTGCAGGTCACCATCGGCAACGGCTACATCTACCAGGCGACGCCGACCTACCGTCCGCCGGCCGCCCTCAATCCCCGCGACATCGCCCGGCTGCAAAACGCCCTGGCTGACGTCGATACGGCCGCCGCAGACTTCAGTTGCGCTCTCTCCGCCTGGGAACGGACCATCCTCTGGGATCACGGCGGCTGGGACCGCCCGCGTCGCACGCCGGTCGTGCCGCCAGTCCCCTGGGGACTGAGCGACTCACGCCACCCGCAATGGCGGTAGCCATTGTGCCTGCATGGAATTGGTCGTCAGAGGAAACCACGAATGACACGAATTCGCACGAATGCGATTGGGAGCAATTCAATCGGAGAGATACCAGAACAAGATCATGTTCTGGCTTCAGCCGTAGAAACGTCGGTAATTATATGGCCCCGATCCCTCAGCGAACTTGCCCGTGATACTCGTAAGCCCTGATCTTCAGATTCATTTGTGTCGATTCGTGTGATTCGCGGTTGCGGTCTCTTTCCCGCACGAACCCACTCGCCGCCGTTCACGGCATCCACGCCCAACCCATCTCTGAGTCGGCACAAACCGGCCGTGCCGGCCGGCCGGGCCGGTTATTTGTAGAGGAGTTGTTCGGGGCGCGGGAGATCGTCCAGGCTGCCGATTCCGAACAGCGACAGAAAACGCGCCGTCGTCACGTACGGCACGTCTTTGGGGCGGTCGGGATGACGTTTGACGGCGATCAGCTCCCGGCGGAGGAGCTGTCTTAGCACCGGCCCGCACTGCGGCCGACCAAGATCCTCGATCTCTTTCTGGCTGATCGGCTGGTGATAGGCGACGACGGCCAGGATTTCGAGGACTTCCTGCGACAGACGGACCTCTTTGGGACCCTGCCCGTAGACCTTGGCCCGGATCCGGTCATAGTCCTCGTGCAGCGTGAGGCGATAGCCCCCTTCGACCAGACGGACTTCGTAAGGGCGATTCTCCGCGGCGTACCGGCGGTTCAGGGAGTCGATGAGCCGCTCGACCATCGCCACTTCCGCATCGGTCCGCAGCACCGACAGCAGCCGCTTCGCCGTCAGCGGCTGACCTCCGACAAACAGGCAAGCTTCGATAATCTGCTCGGGGGTGACGGTCGGTTCGGCAACGGCGGCCGCAGGCGGGGGGGAAGCCCGTTCGGTCAACTCTCTGGCGAGCTGCTGAGCGCCTGCAGAAACGCCTTCCTGAGGTGCAGCGACCGGACTGTTGTCTACGCCGTCCTCAGGGGCCGCCGGCGGGGTCGGGATCGTCGCCTCGGCGAATTCCAGCGTTTCCAGCGCCTTGCGATAGGCCGCTTCCAGGTCGTCGCCGGACCAGTCGGCCTCCGTATCGCTGTCTTCGAACGCGGCGAACGGCAGCCCGGTCGACTCCGCCGAGATTTCGTCGGGAAGATCGTCTTCGTTTTCCGTCATGCCGCTCCTCCTCCCCGTGCTGCCGATGAACGGGACTATCGGGCGCTTGTCGGAAACGGTCAAGACGGAGTCGTCTGACAGGATGCGACGCTGGCTCGATAAAAACGCAAAGAGCCGGTCGGAATGGCTTCCGACCGGCTCCTGAGGTGCATTGGCCACGCGGCCTGCGTGCATCAGTTGTTGTAGTTGACGATGACCATGCCCCGAACCGACGTAATGGCGACTTCGTAGCGCCCGAAGTCGTAGATCACCTTGTCGCCCTGGCGGCGGCACTTGATCTTCGGGCATTCGCACGGCGGAACGCAGATCTGCACGTTCACGCATTGCGGTCCGCACGTGTTGCAGGGATCCTTGCAAGGATCGGCCACCTGAACCACCATCGGAATGGCGCACGGGTGGATCTTGCGCAGATCGCGATAACGCACGTTCTCGTACAGGGCCACGGGACCCATGACCGAATTCGGCACGTCTTCATACGTCGGATACGCGTGTCCCGGCGGCAGCTCCTGCGGAGCATAACCGCTGCCGAGCGGCGCCGGCATTGGAACCGGGTCCAGCGCCCCCGGAATCGACGGGATCGGCGTCGGTGACGCCTGCCCGAGCAGAGCCGGTCCGCCGAATCCCAGGCTGCGCGAGTAACCGCGGAGCGCCGGACCCTCGGCGGCGACTGCGGCCGAAGCCACCGTCATCACGCAGAGCGTCCACATTGCAATTTGCTTCACCATCGAATTTGCTCCTTCCCTGACCGGAACGAGGCCCCTTTCTCCGCTGAAAGTCGCCCGTCCCCGTACCCATGACCCAGATTGTGACACACAGCCGAAACCCCACACCCGGACTTCAGCCGATTTGCCGCAAGCGTTGTGCCTGCAGGAGTAGTCGGCCAGATCGCGTCGAGGTTCGGCAGAAACTGCCGGTTCGTGGAGCGGTTTTCCTCAACCGCTGCCCTAGAGGCTTACTGGGAAAACTGTAGGGAGGCAAGCAATCGCCCGCAAATTCTCCCTGGAATCCCCAAGGCTCCACGTTGCCGTGACTCAACGTTCCAATTCCACCATCTGCCCGTTTCAAAAAAGCATCATCGATGGAATCCGCCACGCTTCTCAAAGACGGTTCATTACCCCTATTCGCCACAAACTGCGCCGTTCGTTCAGATTCGGTCTGGAACCCGACCGTCCGAAGGCCGGCATCGTCCACTCCGAACCCGGAATTGAACGTCATAACCATTTGCAGTTTGTGGAGATGAGATTGATTGGCCGTCGTTGTTGGGACATAATTCGTTGAACCGCACGCCGGAGCTGGTGGCAGAGCGGCTGGAAACAAATTTGGCCTCAGTTCGACGGCAGACGCGCTCGGCTGAGAGACATCTCCTTGCGAATCGGGATCGCGGAATGGCGGCTGTCAGCATTGGAACGTCCCGCAGATTGCTCGCATCCCTCGGCAGCGCACTCCTGGTCAGCCTGGCTGGCTGCGGCGGGACGGCGCCTCCCCCCGTCGCCGACGCCAAACCGGCTCCAGCACCGGCAGCCGCTCCGAGCGCTCCCGCCGCTGCGACGAGAGATCCGGCCGACAGCACTCCCCCTCCGAAAGTTGAGCCGGCCAATGGCGGTCGCAAATTCGTCGGAGACATCCCCTACGACGTCTTCTTCGACGACCCGCTGCAAGTCGTCGCCGATTCGACGAAGGTCGCGGCCGGGCCGACGGCGCCTGACATGAAGTCGCCGACCGAACCGGCGCCTGCCGCGGCTGCTCCGACTGCCACGGGCGGGAAGCACGATTGGGCCGCCCTGCTGACCGGCGACGATATCCAGCATGAAATCAAGACGGTCCGAAACCATCTGAATTCGTCGCTGCAGAATCTGGGAACCTACAATGCCGGCGTCAAAGATATCGCTGTCGACGGTGCCGTGATCGCCGGCCTGGCGCGGATTCTGTCGGAGACCCCCGACGAAGCGACCTGGAAGAAGAACGCCCCCCTGGTCGAGGAATACGGTCGCCAGATCTGGGACGCGGCGAGCGGGGCGAATTCGCTGGGTCGGGAATCGTACGAAAAGGTCCAGGCCGCCAACGAGCGACTGGTCGCTTCGCTCAGCGGCAATGTTCCGGCCGACGCCGGGACGCCCCCAGCCGACCGCACGTTTCATGAAATCGCCCACCGGAAGGGCTTGATGAAACGGATTGAACGGGCGTCCGAGTATCTGCGCGCCAACATCAACACGGACAGCAAACTGAAGAGCGAGCAGGAGAAAATTCTCCATGAAGCCGCGCTGATCGCCGCGTTCGGAACGGCGTGCGCACTTCCCGGCTATGAGTCCGCTGACGAAGAAGACTATCAGACGTTCGCCAAAGATCTGGTCGGAGGCGCCCAGGAAGTCCACGGTGCGGCGAAAGATCAGACCTACGAGAAATTTCAGTCGGGGCTCAACCGGCTTCTGAAAGCCTGCAACGACTGCCACGCCGGTTACGCCACCGGCGGCTGAACCCGCGCCGATTTCGAAGCGTCGACTGCCCCGCGACCGCATGGGAGTGTCTCTGATGAATCGACGACGTCTGTCCGGCCTCCTGGCTTCCATGCTCATCGCTGCGGCGTCGACCGCACAACCGTCGCTGCGCGCGGACGTCATCGAGCTCAAGTCCGGGCAGAAGCTGGAAGGGGATGTCCTCAAGGAACAGGCCGACGCGATCTACGTCGATATCGGCGTCGAAGTCGTCAAGGTGCCGCTGAACCAGATCCGTCAGCGGTCGGCGTCCGCCGGCTCCGCCAATCAGCCGCTGCAGGTCGAGAAGCATTCCCTGTACAAGACCGCCACACTGCCGCGGAAGAGCATCAAGGAGCTCGCCGAGCAGTTCGGTGCAGGGGTGGTGCTCGTGCAGACTCCCGGTGGACTGGGATCGGGGTTTATTGTCAACGAGAACGGCTACTGCGTCACGAACTACCACGTGATTGAAAAGGAAACCCGCATCGCGGCCACGGTCTTTCTCCGGACGGCGGATGGAGAGTTCAGCCGCCGACGGATCGACGACGTCAAAATCGTCGCTCTGAATCCGTTTTTCGACCTGGCGCTGCTGCAGATTCCCGTGCAGAAGGACATTCCGTTCAAGCCGGTGTACCTGTCGCAGAAAGACGATCTGCATCAGGGTGACGAAGTCTTTGCGATCGGAAATCCGCTCGGGCTGGAGCGTTCGGTCTCACAGGGGATCATCGGGACCACGAACCGCAATTTCAAAGGGATGGTCTTCATTCAGACCACGGCCGAGATCAACCCCGGCAATAGCGGCGGGCCGCTGTTCAACGCGCGCGGCGAGGTGATCGGCGTGACGAACATGAAGCTGTTGATGGCGGAAGGGCTCGGATTCGCCATCCCGGGGGCCTACCTCAAGCTCTTCCTCGACAACCACGAGGCGTTCGCCTTCGACCGGAACAATCCGAATTCGGGATTCCGCTACCTCGATGCCCCCCGTCGTAAAAACCCCGGCAATTCGCCCTGATCGACCAGTCGGGTTGTCCGCGTCGCGGTCGCCGGGGATTCCATCAGGAATCGCGAATCGAGTCTGCTCCTCCGGTTCGACGCGAGTCCCCCCAGCCTCTGTGCGAGTCGACGGGCTTCATTCCTCAGCCCCGGCAGGCAACGTCCCGAAACTGGTGCGTTCCCATATGTCCTGACTGTGATGCGGTTTGGGGTTTTCCTGTTTGAGCGAATCTGCGAGGATTCGCCTCCTGGATTGTGCCGTTCCATGGATGGAGCCCGGCCGTGCATCGAGCCGCTGAGCAACTGCGAGCCTATAATCGCTTCCGGCAGCGTTACCCCATGTGGGGCGCTCTGCTGCCGTGGGCTCGTCGCTCCGTGAAGGGATTTCTCCGGCGCAACGTCGTTCAGGAACTGATCCGCACGGACAACGACTTCCTGATTCCCGTCGACTCGTCCGAAGCGACGACCCGGCGCGTCCAGGTCCAGGGGAGTTTTGACTCGTCGCTGGAATGGATTATCCGTCGCTATGCGAAGCCCGGCACCGCGGCGGTCGATGTCGGCGCCAATCTGGGCTATCTGTCGCTGGTAATGTCGGATCGCGTCGGCAGCCAGGGCTGCGTCTATGCGGTCGAACCGAACCCGGCGCTTCACGGGTATCTCACACGGTTGCTGCAGTTGAACGCGATCGACAACGTGCAACTGGCCCGCTATGCCTGTTCGCAGGCTGCGGGGACGCTCCGGCTCGCCGTCGACCGCGCGGATCATACGCAATTCTGCATTTCCGAGGACGGCGGCTGCCAGGTTGAGGCCCTCCCCCTCGACAGCCTCCTCGCGTCCAACGCGCTGCCGGTTTCCCTGCTGAAAATTGATGTGGAAGGACACGAGTTCGAAGTGCTGGCCGGTGCGCGCGC harbors:
- the scpB gene encoding SMC-Scp complex subunit ScpB; this translates as MTENEDDLPDEISAESTGLPFAAFEDSDTEADWSGDDLEAAYRKALETLEFAEATIPTPPAAPEDGVDNSPVAAPQEGVSAGAQQLARELTERASPPPAAAVAEPTVTPEQIIEACLFVGGQPLTAKRLLSVLRTDAEVAMVERLIDSLNRRYAAENRPYEVRLVEGGYRLTLHEDYDRIRAKVYGQGPKEVRLSQEVLEILAVVAYHQPISQKEIEDLGRPQCGPVLRQLLRRELIAVKRHPDRPKDVPYVTTARFLSLFGIGSLDDLPRPEQLLYK
- a CDS encoding S1C family serine protease — its product is MNRRRLSGLLASMLIAAASTAQPSLRADVIELKSGQKLEGDVLKEQADAIYVDIGVEVVKVPLNQIRQRSASAGSANQPLQVEKHSLYKTATLPRKSIKELAEQFGAGVVLVQTPGGLGSGFIVNENGYCVTNYHVIEKETRIAATVFLRTADGEFSRRRIDDVKIVALNPFFDLALLQIPVQKDIPFKPVYLSQKDDLHQGDEVFAIGNPLGLERSVSQGIIGTTNRNFKGMVFIQTTAEINPGNSGGPLFNARGEVIGVTNMKLLMAEGLGFAIPGAYLKLFLDNHEAFAFDRNNPNSGFRYLDAPRRKNPGNSP
- a CDS encoding FkbM family methyltransferase, which translates into the protein MHRAAEQLRAYNRFRQRYPMWGALLPWARRSVKGFLRRNVVQELIRTDNDFLIPVDSSEATTRRVQVQGSFDSSLEWIIRRYAKPGTAAVDVGANLGYLSLVMSDRVGSQGCVYAVEPNPALHGYLTRLLQLNAIDNVQLARYACSQAAGTLRLAVDRADHTQFCISEDGGCQVEALPLDSLLASNALPVSLLKIDVEGHEFEVLAGARATLQRHRPTVVFETGLHTSSQVDSIGQILEDADYEVVGVIHDWGVDEQPLSTRMTTRSHCNVLALPRSRSAAVVSRAA